Sequence from the Wielerella bovis genome:
TGGTGCATTTTTAGTCATTATTACCGCCCCTATTATTTTTGGTGGTATCAAACGAGTAGCGCGAATTGCAGAAGGCATTGTGCCATTGATGGCGATTGTGTATCTGCTTGTTACATTGTATGTGATGATAACCAATATCAGCGAAATTCCGCGTGTATTTAATTTGATTATTCAAGATGCGTTTAGCAGCAAAGCCGTTGAAGGTGGTTTTTTAGGTGGCATCTTCTCGCAAGCCATGATGTATGGTATCAAACGTGGTTTATATTCTAACGAAGCAGGTCAAGGTTCTGCGCCCAATGCAGCGGCATCAGCAGACGTTAAACACCCTGTTTCACAAGGCTTAATCCAAATGCTAGGCGTATTTATTGACACAATGGTGGTATGTTCTTGTACCGCATTTGTCATTTTGCTATCTGATACATCACTGAATGCAGATTTAAGTGGCATTCAATTAACCCAAGCCGCATTGGAAAGTCATATTGGTTCATGGGCGCAACAATTCTTGGCATTTATTCTGTTTATGTTCGCGTTTACCACCATTATCGGTAACTATGCTTATGCTGAAACCAATATTCACTATCTACACAGCAACTGGCTGGTGTTGGCACTTTTCCGTATGGCAGTACTGGGCTTTGTGTATTTTGGCGCAGTCGCAAAAGTACCCGTTGTATGGGATATGGGTGATTTAGCAATGGGCGTGATGGCATTAATTAACTTGGTGGTTATTTTGCTGATGTACAAATACGTTTTACTGCTGTTGAAAGACTACACGGTGAAATTGCGTATGGGTAAAAAAGAACCTGAGTTTAAATTGAGTGAACATCCTGTGTTGAAACGCAAAATCAAATCCAATATTTGGTAAAAGATAGCATTAAAAAACAAAAAGGCAGCCTGAAAAATATTTTCAGGCTGCCTATCTTATTGTTCTGAATCCATATTCTTGTTTTCATTATCTGCTTCGTCATACGCTTCTACAATTTTTTGTACAAGCGGATGGCGAACCACATCTTCGCTAGTAAACGTATGAAAATACAAGCCCTCCACGTTACCTAATTTTTCACGCGCATCGCGCAAGCCTGATTTGATATTGCGAGGCAAATCAATTTGGCTCAAATCACCTGTAATCACGGCTTTGGTACCGAAACCGATGCGTGTTAAAAACATTTTCATTTGTTCGGGCGTGGTGTTTTGCGCTTCGTCCAAAATCACATACGCGCCGTTGAGCGTGCGTCCGCGCATATAGGCGAGCGGCGCAATTTCAATCAAACCTTTTTCCATTAATTTGGTAACGCGGTCAAAGCCCATCAAATCGTAGAGCGCGTCATACAGTGGGCGTAAATACGGGTCTACTTTTTGTGCTAAATCGCCAGGGAGAAAACCGAGTTTTTCGCCCGCTTCCACCGCAGGACGCACCAAAACAATGCGTTCTATTTGGTGTTTGTCCATGGCGTCCACTGCTGCTGCGACCGCCAAATAGGTTTTGCCCGTGCCTGCTGGCCCCAGTCCGAACACAATATCGTGATTGAGCAGGGCGCGAATGTAACCGTTTTGGCGTGGTGTGCGTCCGCTTATACTGCCACGTTTGGTGTGGAAATAGTAGGCGTGGTTTTTGTCGGTTTTTTCAATGTGTTGGCTGTCAGCGGTTTTCGCTTCTACGGCAGCAAGGTTGATGTCTTCATCTGACAAATCGCGTTGTTCAGCGATGTCCATTAAATTGACCAAGGCATTACGTGCTGCGTGGGCATGGCTGCCTGAAAACGTGAAATGGTCAAATCGTCGGCTGATTTGTGTATCCAAAATGTGTGCTAGCGCAGTTAAATTGTCGTCTAATGCGCCGCATAGTCTTTGTAGGGCGATGGGGTCGTAATCTTCAAATTGTAAATGTACAGTTGTCATATTTTGCTTTCGTGATTCGGATACGATACACATGATGTATAGTGGATTCACTAAATCAGGACAAGTCGGTAGCGAGAGCCGTGTACAGCTAGTACATAAGGGAGCTGGTAACGCTGTACTGGTTTAGTGAATTCACTATATAGTCGTAGAAGTGAAAATGCAATACAAGGCGAGCCAACGCCGTAGTACTTTTTCAATTCTGTGGCTATACTTGTTTTGCAGGAATTTCGGTAAACAATTTACCACAATCTAAAATGTTTCAGGCTGCATAGTGTGTTTTATTCGCTCCATGCAGCCTGAAAATTAGGATAAGCTATTATACTGCGATTGAGCTTTACGGTATCATTCAAAGATATTTTCAGGCTGCCTTTCTTTCACTAAGCACAAAGGATGCAATATGGAGCAACTCAATCTTATTTATCTGATTATGGCGGTATTGCTGTTTGCCAGCGTATTAGCAAGTCGCCTGTCTGCACGTTTAGGCATGCCTTTGTTGTTAGCGTTTTTGGGTGTCGGCATGCTCGCGGGCGAAGAAGGCATTGGCGGTATTGTGTTTAACAATTTTGTTGGTGCATCGCTGGTCAGTCAATTAGCATTGGCGATTATTTTGTTGGACGGCGGCTTGCGTACACAATATGCAACTTTCCGTATTGCGCTCAAACCTGCGGCGATTTTAGCCAGTTGGGGCGTATTGGCAAGTGTTGGTTTACTCGGTATTTTCACCACGCTGTTTTTGGGAATTGATTGGAAACTGGGTTTATTGATGGCAGCGATTGTGGGTTCAACCGATGCGGCTGCCGTGTTTTCTTTATTGCGTAACAGCGGCGTGCGACTCAATCCGCGTATTCAAGCCACGTTGGAATTGGAAAGTGGTGTCAATGACCCGATGGCGATTTTGTTGGTTAGTATACTTATCAGCTTGATAACGCAGCCTGAAAATACAACTTTTGCAAGCGCGTTTATCATGTTACTAAAACAACTCGGTTTGGGTTTGGTTGTAGGTATATTAGGTGGCAAAATCTTGGCGTGGTTATTGGCGCGTATTCGTCTTGCCGAAGGGATGTATGCCTTAATGATTGCATCGGGTGGCGTAGCCTTGTTTGCCCTAACCAATATGACAGGAGGGAGCGGTTTTTTGGCGGTCTATTTGGCAGGCGTATTGATTGGCAATGCACGCAATGCTTCTACCGAGCACGTTTTAACCGTGATGGACGGTTTGGCATGGTTGGCACAAGCTACCATGTTTTTGGTATTGGGTTTATTGGTTACGCCATCGCATTTGCTGGATAAAGCATGGGTAGCGTTGGCGATTGCCAGCTTCCTGATTTTGGTTGCACGCCCAGTAGCCGTGTACACTTCTATCAAATGGTTCAAATATCGCCGTGCTGAAATTGCCTACATCAGTTGGGTAGGATTACGCGGTGCCGTTCCCGTTACTTTGGCGATTATGCCGATGATGATGGGCGTAGAAAACGCACGATTTTTGTTTGATATTGCCTTTGCGGTGGTAATTTTATCGCTGCTGATTCAAGGCACGACCATTCCCTATTTTGCCAAAAAATCGGGCATGACTTTGCCACCGCAGCCTGAACCTTTGGAAACCCGCGAACTTTGGTTAGCTGATAAATTATCCGTTACCATGCAAGCCTTTCGCGTAGAAGAAAATTCGGAAGCCGTAAATAGCCACCCTTACGCCATGACACGCGATGCCCGTTTTTCAGGCTGCCGTTTATTTGTATTGGTACGCAATAATCAAACGATTAAAGTAGATTTCACGACACAAATGCAAGTCAATGATATAGCGTGGTACACCCTACCCGAAATACACGGTTCAGCCTTTGCACGACAATTTGCCGATGATTCAGGCAGCCTGAATGAACAACAATTCTATGGCGAATTTGAAGTTAATCCCAATGTAAAATTGAGTGATTTAGCATTTATGTATGGCGTGCAAGCAGCGGAAGAAGACCGAGAAAAATCACTGGCTGATTTGTTTAGCGAACGATTTGGCGGTATTCCTGTGGCTGGCGACCGAATTTATTTGGACAACTTTTGTTTAACTGTTAAAGTTTTAAATGAACAAGGCAAAATTCAATCGGTTGGTTTGAAAATGCCGAAAATAGCAGAATAGTAGGCTAAGGTTTTCAGGCTGTCTATCTACAATAGGCAGCCTGAAAACATAAAATCCCTGTATAATCCGCCGTACAGGTTGAACAGACAGTCGCCGCGTATCACAAACATACGGGGAGGAAAGTCCGGGCTACACAGAGCAAAATGCCAGCTAACGGCTGGGCATGGTAACATGACGGAAAGTGGAACAGAAAGCAATACCGCCGATGACGTGGCAACACGAACAGGTAAGGGTGAAAAGGTGCGGTAAGAGCGCACCGTGCAACTGGCAACAGTTCGCAGCAGGCTAAACCCCATTTGTAGCAAGACCAAACAGAACATATTGACGCTGCTCGCCGAGTGTTCGGGTAGGTTGCTTGAACGTACTGGTAACGGTACGTCTAGATGAATGACTGTCCAACGACAGAACCCGGCTTATCGTTTAACCTGTTTTTGTAGATTATTAGGCAGCCTGAAAACTTTTCAGGCTGCCTTTTGTATATGAAAATAATCTGAAAAACCATGTAAATCCAAAAGAAAAAGCAGCCTGAAAGCCATTATCAAATATACAAAATCCAGCAAAACTGTTATTCTAACAGCCTTTTTATTCAAGTTATTTTCTGAATGTTTTATTTACAAACCCTTATCGCCTTTGTTTTCGCCATCGTGCTGTTGGTTGGCTTGCACGAATTAGGGCATCTGATTGTCGCTCGATTGTGCGGTATTAAAGTAATACGCTTTTCTATTGGTATCGGCAAACCGTTCTACACCAAAATCTGGCGCAATATTGAATGGAGTATCGCACCGATTCCACTTGGTGGCTACGTCAAAATGGTAGATACGCGCGAAGGTAAAGTTGCTGATGAAGATTTACCCTACGCTTTTGATAAACAACATCCGCTCAAACGTATTGCTGTGGTTGCCGCAGGGCCTCTGACTAATTTGGCTTTGGCGATTATTTTGTATGCTTTTAGTTTTGGTATAGGAGGTGTCAAAGAAACACGTCCTTATATTGGCACACTAGACAGCCCGTCTATCGCCGCCAAAGCAGGTTTTCGTGAAGGTGATAAAATCATTAGTGTTAATGGCAAAGCTGTTAATACATTTAATGATGCCTACATCAATATGGTAATGAATTTAGAGGCAGGGAAAGTCTTGGTACAAGTGGAGAATCCACAAGGGCAGCCTGAAACACGCACCATTGATGCAGTCGGTACACCTGAAGCACAAGCAGTTGCGACACGACAAGCTAGCATCGGTATTTCTCCTGTGAAATTGAGTGAATATATTGGCGAAGTTGTACCCAATAAAGCTGCCGCCAAAGCGGGCTTACAAAAAGGCGACCGCATCATTCGCATAGATGGTATGGATACGCCTAAATGGGAACAATGGGCAAAAATTGTGCGTGAAAATGCAGGAAGAAACTTGAAAGTCGTTTATGTGCGAAATGGTACAGAACACGAAACCATATTGATGCCTGATGCACACGAATTACCTGACCGCAGTCAAATTATTGGTCGTGCAGGAATTGCTCCTGCCATAGATGAAGCATGGCAGAAAAAAGTTCATCATGTATACTATCCCAATCTAGCGCAATCTATGCAACTGGGTTGGCAAAAAATGGTGGATTATACCAATATCACACTCTCTTTCTTTGGCAAATTGATAACGGGTAACGCATCATTTGCCCATATTTCAGGGCCGATTACCATTGCCGAAGTAGCAGGGCATACTATACAAATTGGCTGGCAAAGTTATGTAGAATTTCTTGCACTTGTTAGCATCAGTTTGGGTGTGATGAATTTACTGCCAATACCTGTATTAGACGGTGGACATTTGGTTTACTATACTGCTGAATTGATACGCGGCAAACCATTAAGCAAAACCATACAAGATATTGGTTTGCGAATTGGCGTAGCAGCATTGCTTACTATGATGATACTGGCATTTTTTAACGATATTACTCGCTTACTTGGATAATACAATGAAACTAAACAAAACTACTGTTGCAACCTTATTTGCATTAGGTATTACAACCCCAGCTTTTGCGGAAGATTTCACCATTAGCGATGTTCGCGTGGAAGGCGAACAACATACTTCTGAAGCCACCGTGCGTTCATTGCTGCCTGTAAAAGAGGGTAGCCAATTTACCGATGAAGTAGGCGAAAATATTATCCGTAGTCTGCATGCAAGCGGTTTTTATGAAAATGTGTTGCTGGAACAAAATGGTAACCAACTGATTGTTACCGTCAAAGAGCGACCCATCATCAGTGATTTGATTATTAAAGGTACAAAAATTTTGCCCAATGCAGCCATTAAGAAACAAATGGCAGGGGTAAAAGCCAGCAAAGCAAGCAGTGATGAAGAACTGGTTAGCGGTAGAACCGAAGAGGGGCAAGATGAGCGACTGGCAAACTTTGAAAATGAAGCGACTTACAATACTTCGCAAGCATTGGCAGCTGCAGGTTTAGCAAAAGGTGATTTTTTCAGCCAAGAAGCATTGGTTCGTGCTTTGCGTGCTTTGGATGGCGCGTACAAAGAACAAGGCAAGAACAATGTCAAAATTACGCCAGAAGTACAGGAATTGGCTCGCAATCGTGTAGCAGTACTGATTAATGTGGACGAAGGTGAAACCACACGTGTCAGACAAATTGATTTTGAAGGCAATGAGAATTTTTCAGACTATCGTTTAAATCGTGTAATCGGTTTAACTGATGGGACATTGTTCTCATGGGCAACGAGAAGTGATGTTTTCTCATGGGAAAAATTTAGCCGTGATAAAGAACGCTTGGAAAGTTTTTACTATGACAAAGGTTTCTTTGATTTCAAGGTGGATTTTGAAGATGTAAAACGCCAGTTGAATGAAGATAAGACCCGTGAAAGTGTAACGATTCAAGTACACGAAGGCGAAAAATTCTATTGGGGCAATGTCAAAATTGTTGGCGATAACAAAGATGTGCCATTAGAAAATTTGGAAAAGCATCTGAGTAAACTCAAAGAAGGTCGTTTGAGTAACATGGATCGCTTGAAAGAGGCAATGGCGCGTATTCGTTTAGAATTGCAATCAGCAGGTTATGCCAATGCGCAAGTAAGCAGTGAGGCAGCTCGCCGTGTAGAAAATGGCAAAAATATTGCTGATATTACCGTGTTTATTACCCCTGGTAACCGAGTTGCTGTGCGTCAAATCACCATTAAAGGCAATAACAGAACGCGTGATGAGGTCATTCGCCGTGAATTGCGTCAAATGGAAGCAGCAACATTTGACCAATTTAAACTTGCACGTTCTTCGCAGCGTTTAAGTCAGTTAGGCTATTTTGAAGATGTGCAAATTGCCAGCAGAACACTGCCTGAAAATGAACAACAAGTAGATGTGGATGTTACAGTAAAAGAGCGACGTACTGGTAGTATCAATGCTTCGGCTGGTTGGTCGCAAGATGATGGCTTGGTGTTAGCGGGTAGTATGGCGCAAGATAATTTGTTTGGTACAGGTAAATCTGCTGCATTAAGTCTATCACGCAGTAAAGTATCACAATTAGTAAATCTGTCATTTACTGAACCCTATTTTACCAATGATGGGGTTAGTATGACTTATAACGTATTTGGTTCAAAGTATGACCCATCTAAATCCAATACCAATACACGCAACTATCGCATGGTGCGTTATGGTGGACAAGCAATGATGGGTGTACCCATTACCGAATATGACCGTGTTAATGTTGGTTTAGGTGTGGAACATATGGGCATTACCTTGTTCAATAACCCTCCCTATCGTTACCAACGTTATGTAGACCAAAATGGTCGAAATAACTGGATTTATAAAGGCTTGTTAAGTTGGTATCGCAATACCACTGACGATGGATTCTGGCCAACACGCGGTTACAATACCAATGTAACAGGTGAAATCGGTTTGCCAGGAAGTGGTTTGCAATACTATATGTTGGGTCATCAACAAACATGGTATTTCCCAATCAGTAAACACTTTACATTGATGCTAAATGGTCAAGTGGGCTATAGTGGTAGTTATGGCAAAACCAAAGAAGTGCCATTTATGTATATGCAATCAGGTGGTGGTTTAGGTTCGGTTCGTGGTTACCAAAGCGGTTCTTTGGGACCAAAAGTATATGACTATGACCCATCATCTAATACCTTTACTGATATTGAACGATACGGTGGTACATATTCTGCCAATGCTAATGCAGAATTGCTGTTCCCTTTCCCTGGCGTCAAAAACAGCCGTGCTGTGCGTTTGAGTTTGTTTGCTGATGCAGGCAGTGTGTGGGACGGTAAAACGTATACGCCAGCCATGTATTCAAGCAGCAACCCTTATGGCAGTAACCAATTCTACAAAACCGACCACAAATCTTCGTTTAAAAATGAATTGCGTTATTCCGCGGGTGCGGCATTCACATGGATTTCACCCGTAGGTCCAATTAAATTGAGCTATGCGTATCCATTGAAGAAAAAAGACGAAGACCAAATCCAACGTTTCCAATTCCAGTTGGGTACGGTATTCTAACAAGGCAGCCTGAAAAAAGGGGATGGTTTATATTAACCCATTCCCTACCCTAAAATGACTCTTAATATGAGAAGTATGATGAAAAACCAAACCATTAAAATGTTAAGCGCAGCTATATTATTGACAAGCAGCCTGAATGCCGCAGCTGAAATGAAATTGGGTTACGTCAATCCAGAGCGTGTTTACACTGAAACCCAAGCAGCACGTCGTATTGAAGCTCGTTTGCAACAAGAGTTTAGCGTACAACAACAAGCTTTAACCCAATTGCAACAAGAAGGTGTAGAGCTACGAACTCGGATTGCCAAAAGCAAAAATGCTAATGAACGCAAACGTTTAGAAGCACAACTGGAAGAAAAAGCACAACAATATCGTGTTGCATCAGCACGTTTATCCGAAGAGTTTAGCTTGGTACGCAACGAAGAGTTTGCTGCTTTGCAAAATAATGCCAATGCCATCATCAAAAACATTGCCGAAAAAGAAAAATACGATTTAATCGTGCAAGAAGCTGTATTTGTTACGCGCAAATACGATATTACCGACCGCGTGATTAAATTGCTGGACGAAATCAAATAATTTCAGGCTGCATCACAGCCCTATTTTCTATACAGGCAGCCTGAAAAATTCAATTATTTTCAGGCTGCCTTAATCTTAATTCATATATTCATATTTTGGCATAAAAAGTAGCCTGAAAACACAAGGAAAAATAATGTTTACCCTATCCCAAATCACAGAAAAACTCGGTGGCGAATGGCGTGGCGAAAATATTACCGTAACCGCCATCGCCCCCGCATCACGCGCCCAAACCAATGAAATCACTTTTTTAGCCAACCCCAAATACAAACAAGAAGTAACCGACAGCGCAGCAGGCGCAATCATCGTATCGGCAAAAACAGCAGATTTATTCCCCGAACGTAATGTGATTATCGCGCCAGACCCCTATTTGTATTTTGCCAAAGTCGCACGCTTATTCCACCCGATTGTGGCGGCGCGTGGCGGTGTGCATCCAACCGCTGTGATTGAACCATCTGCCGTTGTACCCACAAGTTGCGAAATTGGTGCGAACGTGTACATCGGCGCAAATACGGTGCTGGGCGAACGTTGCCGAATTCTGGCAAATTCGGTGGTGGAACACGATTGCGTGTTGGGCAACGATTGCTTTTTACACCCCAATGTAACCGTATATTTCGGTTGCACATTGGGGTATCGCGTGGAATTGCATTCAGGCTGCGTGATTGGTGCGGACGGATTTGGTTTGGCATTTTCAGGCAGCGATTGGTTTAAAATTCCGCAAACTGGTGGCGTTACCTTGGGCGATGATGTGGAAATCGGCTCCAATACCAATATTGACCGCGGCGCGATGTCGGATACAATAGTGGGACGTGGCACAAAAATTGATAACCAAGTCCAAATCGCACACAATTGCAAAGTTGGCGAACATACGGTTATCGCGGCGCAAACAGGGATTTCAGGCAGCACGGAAATCGGTAGTTATTGCGTGATTGGCGGTGGCGTGGGAACGGTGGGACACATCACGATTGCCGATAAAACCAATATTGGCGGCGGAACAAATATCACGCACAGCATTAAGGAAAGTGGTCAGCATTATGCTTCCATTTTCCCGATGCAAACTTATAAAGAATGGGTACGCAACGGCGTGCATATCAATCATTTGCATGAAATGCACAAACGTATCAAAGCTTTGGAAGCGAAATTGGCAGAGCAGGGCGCAGAATAATTTTTCAAGGTTGAAACTTTTGCAAAATCTATTTAGGCAGCCTGAAAAATATAAAGGATTGATTATGTGGCATATTGTCGCCATTGGTTATATTTTTGTAACTTTTATGTTTTCCATCGCACAAGGCAGCATCGCGCGAATTTTGATTTATTTGGTCTTTTGGACGATTTTACCCACCTTGTTTGCTTTTTGGGTCGCCATAACACGGCGGCGCAATAAATTGATGAAACAACAGGAATTGTTGGAACATCAACAAAAATACGCCTCAACGCAGCCTGAAAATAAATAAACCAATCAAATAGGCAGCCTGAAAACTTTTCAGGCTGAAACCTTTGCAAAACTGCGGAAACTTTTAAATCGCCGTCATTCCCGCGCAGGCGGGAATCCACTTTTAACTTTAAGAAACAAAAGTTTGTTTAACTCAACGTTGGATTCCCGCCTGCGCGGGAATGGCGATATTGGTAGTTTTGCAAAAGTTTCAGGCTGCCTATTTTCAAACCATACAATCATGTTTCCTATTGGTTAAAACTAGATTATATTTCCACCCATTGTTTTAACTATTGGTTATCATTATAATCCGTTCTTTCTTTAACAACACACACAACATCATGATGAAACAACCATTAAACAAATTTGAACCCTACGCTTTTTTATTGGCGCGTATTTTGATTGGCTATATGTTTTTGCTGCACGGCACGGCAAAATTCTTTGAATTTCCGCTGTCCATGACCGATGGCAACGGCAGCGTACCTTTGTTTTCGCAATACGGTTTGGCAGGGATGTTAGAAATTGTTGGCGGCATATTGTTTATACTCGGCTGTTTCACGCGTTCAGTCGCGTTTGTGCTATCGGGCATGATGGCTTTCGCGTATTTTGTGGTACACGGCGGCAATCCCTTGTTACCTATGCTGAACGAAGGCGAAGGTGCTGCTTTGTATTCATTGGTATTTTTGTTATTTGTCTTCACAGGCGCAGGCAAAATTTCGGTGGATAATCTCATCAGCCAAAAAATCCATCCATCGGATTTCAGGCAGCCTTACAGTACATGACAAAAACTTTGGGTTGCCTGAAACCTGTTCCCTCCCCCGTTGGAGACGGGGGAGGGAACAGGTTAGTGGTAACTTCAAAAAAATTGTCGTGTACTGTAAGGCAGCCTGAAAACGCCGTATCAACTATTTAATGATATAAATTAAATACTTATATCTATCTTTTACTATGCTGTATTTTCAGGCTGCATAAATGAAAGGCAGCCTGAAAATTTTATCTCCATACAGCGGTTATTTTTTCTGCCAACGATTCGGCAAAGCCGCAGGTGTTTGAGTCGCGTGGATTTGCGTAGCGATGGTTTGGGCGTGTTCAATGCGTTGCGCTGTGGCAGGGTGCGTACTCAACCATGTCGGATACGCAGCCACCTTGTATTCCTGTTCTACTGTTTGCAAAGTACGAAACAAATCCGTTACACCCGCCGCGCTACGATATTGTCCCACAACAGCATGAACAGCTTCGGCATCGGCACGGTATTCCAACTCGCGGCTGTAGCGTAAACTTTCCAAATGCACCAAATTGTGCAGTTGTGCTTCACTACCAAAAGCGGCGGCAAATACGCTATACAATAAATTGCGAGTCATACCGCGCATCGGGTCGCGATGTTTGATGTGTCCCATTTCGTGTGCCAATACTGCGGCAACGCTTTCTTCATTCGGTAAACGATTGAGTAAACCACGATACAACACGACATTGCCACCAAATGTCGCAAATGCGTTGGGCGTATCATCATCGCTAATGTACACATCAACCGAATTGGCGGGTAAATTCATGTGTACCGCCAGTTGGTCAGCCAATTCTTGCATATTAGGGTCGTGCTTGATGCTTTCATCTGCTAAAAGATGTTTGCCAACAAACGAAAACCATGCACGCTCACGTTGCAAACTCACAGTATATGGTAATGACCAAACAATCGCTTCCACCAACAACCAGACAAGCAAAATTGTCAGTAATAAATACCCCAACATGGCTCGCAATTCACCCAAATGTGATGTATCGTGAGAAATGTTGGGGTTTTGGCTTTCGTCAAATTTAGGTGCTTCCAATTTCATGCTGCACTTTGTTCTTTCTTACGCAGTTTGCCCGCTGTGCCATATGCCAGCACTTCCACCGTGCCATTGGCGGCTTGTTGGCGAGGGTCGTGGATATTGCCCAGCGTTGTGGTTTCAAATTTCATATTGATAATCATGCTTGACCCCATTTTTGCGGCTTCTTCTTTCATGCGCAACACAGCTTCACGTCGTGCACGGTCAAGCAAGGTTTCATACGCGCTGAT
This genomic interval carries:
- the lpxD gene encoding UDP-3-O-(3-hydroxymyristoyl)glucosamine N-acyltransferase — protein: MFTLSQITEKLGGEWRGENITVTAIAPASRAQTNEITFLANPKYKQEVTDSAAGAIIVSAKTADLFPERNVIIAPDPYLYFAKVARLFHPIVAARGGVHPTAVIEPSAVVPTSCEIGANVYIGANTVLGERCRILANSVVEHDCVLGNDCFLHPNVTVYFGCTLGYRVELHSGCVIGADGFGLAFSGSDWFKIPQTGGVTLGDDVEIGSNTNIDRGAMSDTIVGRGTKIDNQVQIAHNCKVGEHTVIAAQTGISGSTEIGSYCVIGGGVGTVGHITIADKTNIGGGTNITHSIKESGQHYASIFPMQTYKEWVRNGVHINHLHEMHKRIKALEAKLAEQGAE
- a CDS encoding DoxX family protein; this translates as MKQPLNKFEPYAFLLARILIGYMFLLHGTAKFFEFPLSMTDGNGSVPLFSQYGLAGMLEIVGGILFILGCFTRSVAFVLSGMMAFAYFVVHGGNPLLPMLNEGEGAALYSLVFLLFVFTGAGKISVDNLISQKIHPSDFRQPYST
- a CDS encoding M48 family metallopeptidase — its product is MKLEAPKFDESQNPNISHDTSHLGELRAMLGYLLLTILLVWLLVEAIVWSLPYTVSLQRERAWFSFVGKHLLADESIKHDPNMQELADQLAVHMNLPANSVDVYISDDDTPNAFATFGGNVVLYRGLLNRLPNEESVAAVLAHEMGHIKHRDPMRGMTRNLLYSVFAAAFGSEAQLHNLVHLESLRYSRELEYRADAEAVHAVVGQYRSAAGVTDLFRTLQTVEQEYKVAAYPTWLSTHPATAQRIEHAQTIATQIHATQTPAALPNRWQKK